Proteins from a single region of Harmonia axyridis chromosome 4, icHarAxyr1.1, whole genome shotgun sequence:
- the LOC123678706 gene encoding uncharacterized protein LOC123678706 has translation MSFNNQSSDMIPIQVEYAEYKRKKEYLKRIVRLTTSKMQDDESDVESGSMSYRIHYKIYIEALEQLLGKEVVERKIKDKEEREKREKEEKKIEERTWTEKLAIFKAINRASCYKQLLDQVIIGQESIKDANLLMANLCSQHKQRNTHRHLEFTPTVPKRAL, from the exons ATGTCGTTTAATAACCAGAGTTCCGACATGATCCCAATACAAGTTG aatatgcagaatataaacggaagaaagaatatttgaagagaataGTGAGACTCACGACATCAAAGATGCAGGATGACGAAAGTGATGTGGAGAGCGGCTCAATGAGCTACAGAATCCATTACAAAATCTACATAGAGGCTCTGGAGCAATTATTAGGCAAGGAAGTAgttgagagaaaaataaaagataaggaggaaagagaaaagagagagaaagaagaaaagaaaattgaagaaagaacctGGACCGAAAAGTTAGCAATTTTCAAAGCTATCAACAGAGCTTCTTGCTATAAGCAACTCTTGGATCAAGTAATTATCGGACAAGAAAGTATAAAAGATGCAAATTTGTTAATGGCGAACCTCTGTAGCCAGCACAAACAAAGAAATACACATAGACATTTAGAATTCACTCCTACTGTACCAAAAAGGGCTTTGTAA